AGGCTAAAGGGTTTCCTCCGAAAGTCGACGCATGGCTGCCTGGTACGAGACTTTTCGCAATTTCCTTCTTTGCCGTCATGGCTCCGATAGCGATACCGCCTCCAAGCGCCTTGGCCAGGGTCATAATGTCCGGTTCAATGTCGTAGTGCTGATATGCGAAATATTTTCCGGTTCTCCCCATACCGCATTGTACCTCATCGAGAATAAGCAGCAGTTCTTTTTCATCGCACAGCTTTCTTATGCCGTGCATAAATTCTTTGCTGGCGATATTAATGCCGCCTTCTCCCTGAACCGGTTCAAGCATGATCGCACAGGTTTGATCGTCTACGGATTTTTTCAGCGCCTCAAGATCGTTAAAAGGGACATAGGAAAAACCTTCAATGAGAGGAGCAAAGCCCTTATGATACTTTGGCTGAGCGGTTGCCGTAACGGTAGCGATTGTTCTGCCGTGAAAGGAATCAAAAAAGGTAACAATCTTATATTTTCCGGTGTTTGCGTTATGGATACGGGCAAGCTTGATTGCCGCTTCGTTTGCTTCTGCGCCACTGTTGCAAAAGAAACTCTGTCCCCCGAAGGATTTTTCTGAAATATATTGTGCCAGCAAGCCTTGTGGCTCGGTATAGTAAATATTGGGTGCATGTTGTAGTTTTGCCGCCTGGTCCTGGACGGCTTTTACCACATGGGGATGGCAATGCCCAAGCAGGCTCACCGCCCATCCTGAAAAGAGATCAAGGTAGCGCTTTCCCTCTGCGTCCCAGACATCAACACCGCTTCCTTTGGTCAGCAAGATTGGATTCCGAAGGTAATTCGGAATAACATAACGGTCATATAATTCTTTCATTTCTGCAGTATTCATGATTATTTCTTAAATTATTTCTTAAATAACTATGCCCTTCTCTGTGTACGATTATACAATAATCTGAGTTCCGACCCCTTTGTCGGTAAAAATTTCCAGTAAAAGCGCATGGGGAATCTGTCCGTTAATAATATGGGCCTTTTTAACGCCTGCCTTAACCGCGTTAATGCAGGCGAATACCTTGGGGAGCATCCCGCCGTGGATTATTTTCTTATCGATAAGATCATGCACTTCATCTTCGTGCAGTGTGGAGACGAAAGAAGATTCGTCATCCGTCCGAGTCATAATACCATGCATATTTGAGAGAAAAACGAGTTTTTCCGCCACAAGTGTCTTTGCGATAAAAGAGGCAATGCTATCTGCGTTAACGTTATAGATATTTCCGTTGGGTCCTTTTGCTATCGGTGGGACAATGGGAATGGTGTTTGTATTACATAAGTTCAGAAACCTTTCTTTGTCTATAGAGGTAATACTACCCACAAAACCAATATCCAGTATTTTTGACTCGCCATTTTCTGCCTTTGTCTCTATATAATACTTCTCAGCATGAATGGGACAGTATTCGTTTTCCCAGATACTAGAAGCCTCACATCCTAAATCGGAAATCTTCTGCATGATTGACACTCCGACCTGATTGAGCAGCACTTCTTT
The DNA window shown above is from Candidatus Brocadiaceae bacterium and carries:
- a CDS encoding aspartate aminotransferase family protein, whose protein sequence is MNTAEMKELYDRYVIPNYLRNPILLTKGSGVDVWDAEGKRYLDLFSGWAVSLLGHCHPHVVKAVQDQAAKLQHAPNIYYTEPQGLLAQYISEKSFGGQSFFCNSGAEANEAAIKLARIHNANTGKYKIVTFFDSFHGRTIATVTATAQPKYHKGFAPLIEGFSYVPFNDLEALKKSVDDQTCAIMLEPVQGEGGINIASKEFMHGIRKLCDEKELLLILDEVQCGMGRTGKYFAYQHYDIEPDIMTLAKALGGGIAIGAMTAKKEIAKSLVPGSHASTFGGNPLACAAGIAVFETIEKENLLDNVKEMGTYSMEQLESLQKSHTIINEVRGRGLMIGIELNVNGAEIIKNCIQAGLFLNCTHDSVIRFMPPLNVRKEHIDKGLAILKTVL
- the argB gene encoding acetylglutamate kinase — translated: MENAIQKAGILLEALPYIRFFRNKIVVIKFGGGAMANDEVLRYVLQDIVFLKTVGIMPILVHGGGPHISKAMAERGLSPKFIEGHRVTDHDTLEIVKEVLLNQVGVSIMQKISDLGCEASSIWENEYCPIHAEKYYIETKAENGESKILDIGFVGSITSIDKERFLNLCNTNTIPIVPPIAKGPNGNIYNVNADSIASFIAKTLVAEKLVFLSNMHGIMTRTDDESSFVSTLHEDEVHDLIDKKIIHGGMLPKVFACINAVKAGVKKAHIINGQIPHALLLEIFTDKGVGTQIIV